From a region of the Odontesthes bonariensis isolate fOdoBon6 chromosome 2, fOdoBon6.hap1, whole genome shotgun sequence genome:
- the LOC142390831 gene encoding spastin-like isoform X2 yields the protein MSAKINATKSKDSGELIKNHHKQAFEYVSKALRIDEDDTGEKGEAAQWYKRGIAELERGIAVEITGQGEQYDRAKRLQDKMVTNLTMAKDRLALLETTLASKRRSDSQRTSNVLPKTKPPPAAAGVSPKTRPSNAVRPPPRLAEPKVTPRTGKPCNGKSSAVKQPAKRDMKNFKNVDSKLATLILNEIVDRGAAVSFEDIAGQDLAKQALQEIVILPALRPELFTGLRAPARGLLLFGPPGNGKTMLAKAVAAESNATFFNISAASLTSKWVGEGEKLVRALFAVARELQPSVIFIDEVDSLLCERREGEHDASRRLKTEFLIEFDGVNSGGDERVLVMGATNRPQELDEAVLRRFAKRVYVALPDEKSRFTLLNNLLGKHGNPLITNELSYLAKVTEGYSGSDLTSLAKDAALGPIRELGADQVRNMSANEMRNIKKKDFEDSLKRIKPTVSSTTLNMYTKWNKDFGDTTAF from the exons ATGTCTGCCAAAATAAACGCAACCAAAAGCAAAGACAGCGGTGAACTTATTAAAAACCACCACAAGCAGGCGTTTGAGTATGTATCGAAGGCATTAAGGATCGACGAGGATGACACAG GAGAAAAGGGGGAAGCTGCGCAGTGGTACAAGAGAGGAATTGCTGAGCTTGAGAGGGGCATTGCTGTAGAAATCACAGGACAAG GAGAGCAATATGATCGAGCGAAGAGACTCCAAGATAAAATGGTCACCAATCTGACCATGGCAAAAGACAGGCTTGCTCTGTTAG AGACCACGTTGGCATCCAAACGGAGAAGCGATTCCCAGCGCACCTCAAATGTTCTTCCAAAGACTAAACCCCCCCCTGCAGCCGCAGGTGTGTCCCCTAAAACCAGGCCCTCCAATGCTGTGAGACCCCCACCAAGACTTGCTGAGCCAAAG GTGACCCCCCGGACTGGAAAACCTTGCAATGGAAAATCTAGTGCTGTGAAACAGCCCGCAAAGAGGGATATGAAAAACTTCAAGAATGTGGACAGCAAACTGGCCACCTTGATTCTGAATGAAATTGTTGACAG GGGGGCAGCTGTATCCTTTGAGGACATTGCAGGTCAGGACCTGGCCAAACAAGCACTCCAAGAAATTGTCATCCTTCCTGCCTTAAGACCAGAG CTGTTTACTGGCCTGAGAGCGCCGGCACGTGGTTTGCTTTTATTTGGCCCGCCTGGGAATGGGAAAACCATGCTG GCCAAAGCAGTCGCTGCGGAATCTAATGCCACATTCTTCAACATTAGCGCTGCCAGTTTGACATCAAAATGG GTGGGAGAAGGCGAGAAGCTTGTACGAGCACTGTTTGCAGTTGCCAGAGAGTTGCAGCCTTCTGTCATCTTTATCG ACGAAGTGGACAGCTTGCTCTGTGAGAGGAGGGAGGGGGAACACGATGCCTCTCGTCGCTTAAAAACTGAGTTCCTCATTGAGTTTGATGGG GTGAATTCCGGAGGGGATGAAAGAGTGCTGGTGATGGGAGCCACTAACAGGCCTCAGGAGCTTGATGAAGCGGTTTTAAG GCGCTTCGCAAAAAGGGTTTATGTGGCATTGCCAGATGAGAAG TCAAGATTCACGCTGCTGAATAACCTTTTGGGAAAGCATGGAAACCCATTGATCACAAACGAGCTGTCCTACCTTGCAAA AGTGACTGAAGGGTATTCAGGAAGCGATCTGACGTCTTTAGCCAAAGATGCTGCACTCGGGCCAATCAGAG AGTTGGGAGCAGATCAAGTCCGAAATATGTCTGCTAATGAG ATGCGCAACATTAAGAAGAAAGACTTTGAGGATTCCCTGAAGCGCATTAAGCCTACTGTTAGTTCAACAACTCTTAATATGTATACCAAGTGGAACAAAGATTTCGGGGATACAACAGCTTTCTGA
- the LOC142390831 gene encoding spastin-like isoform X1, producing the protein MSAKINATKSKDSGELIKNHHKQAFEYVSKALRIDEDDTGEKGEAAQWYKRGIAELERGIAVEITGQAGEQYDRAKRLQDKMVTNLTMAKDRLALLETTLASKRRSDSQRTSNVLPKTKPPPAAAGVSPKTRPSNAVRPPPRLAEPKVTPRTGKPCNGKSSAVKQPAKRDMKNFKNVDSKLATLILNEIVDRGAAVSFEDIAGQDLAKQALQEIVILPALRPELFTGLRAPARGLLLFGPPGNGKTMLAKAVAAESNATFFNISAASLTSKWVGEGEKLVRALFAVARELQPSVIFIDEVDSLLCERREGEHDASRRLKTEFLIEFDGVNSGGDERVLVMGATNRPQELDEAVLRRFAKRVYVALPDEKSRFTLLNNLLGKHGNPLITNELSYLAKVTEGYSGSDLTSLAKDAALGPIRELGADQVRNMSANEMRNIKKKDFEDSLKRIKPTVSSTTLNMYTKWNKDFGDTTAF; encoded by the exons ATGTCTGCCAAAATAAACGCAACCAAAAGCAAAGACAGCGGTGAACTTATTAAAAACCACCACAAGCAGGCGTTTGAGTATGTATCGAAGGCATTAAGGATCGACGAGGATGACACAG GAGAAAAGGGGGAAGCTGCGCAGTGGTACAAGAGAGGAATTGCTGAGCTTGAGAGGGGCATTGCTGTAGAAATCACAGGACAAG CAGGAGAGCAATATGATCGAGCGAAGAGACTCCAAGATAAAATGGTCACCAATCTGACCATGGCAAAAGACAGGCTTGCTCTGTTAG AGACCACGTTGGCATCCAAACGGAGAAGCGATTCCCAGCGCACCTCAAATGTTCTTCCAAAGACTAAACCCCCCCCTGCAGCCGCAGGTGTGTCCCCTAAAACCAGGCCCTCCAATGCTGTGAGACCCCCACCAAGACTTGCTGAGCCAAAG GTGACCCCCCGGACTGGAAAACCTTGCAATGGAAAATCTAGTGCTGTGAAACAGCCCGCAAAGAGGGATATGAAAAACTTCAAGAATGTGGACAGCAAACTGGCCACCTTGATTCTGAATGAAATTGTTGACAG GGGGGCAGCTGTATCCTTTGAGGACATTGCAGGTCAGGACCTGGCCAAACAAGCACTCCAAGAAATTGTCATCCTTCCTGCCTTAAGACCAGAG CTGTTTACTGGCCTGAGAGCGCCGGCACGTGGTTTGCTTTTATTTGGCCCGCCTGGGAATGGGAAAACCATGCTG GCCAAAGCAGTCGCTGCGGAATCTAATGCCACATTCTTCAACATTAGCGCTGCCAGTTTGACATCAAAATGG GTGGGAGAAGGCGAGAAGCTTGTACGAGCACTGTTTGCAGTTGCCAGAGAGTTGCAGCCTTCTGTCATCTTTATCG ACGAAGTGGACAGCTTGCTCTGTGAGAGGAGGGAGGGGGAACACGATGCCTCTCGTCGCTTAAAAACTGAGTTCCTCATTGAGTTTGATGGG GTGAATTCCGGAGGGGATGAAAGAGTGCTGGTGATGGGAGCCACTAACAGGCCTCAGGAGCTTGATGAAGCGGTTTTAAG GCGCTTCGCAAAAAGGGTTTATGTGGCATTGCCAGATGAGAAG TCAAGATTCACGCTGCTGAATAACCTTTTGGGAAAGCATGGAAACCCATTGATCACAAACGAGCTGTCCTACCTTGCAAA AGTGACTGAAGGGTATTCAGGAAGCGATCTGACGTCTTTAGCCAAAGATGCTGCACTCGGGCCAATCAGAG AGTTGGGAGCAGATCAAGTCCGAAATATGTCTGCTAATGAG ATGCGCAACATTAAGAAGAAAGACTTTGAGGATTCCCTGAAGCGCATTAAGCCTACTGTTAGTTCAACAACTCTTAATATGTATACCAAGTGGAACAAAGATTTCGGGGATACAACAGCTTTCTGA
- the memo1 gene encoding protein MEMO1, whose translation MSNRVVCREASHAGSWYSASGSQLNAQLEGWLSQAQSTIRPARAIIAPHAGYTYCGACAAHAYKQVDPSVTRRVFILGPSHHVPLSRCALSTADIYRTPLYDLRIDQKVYADLWKTGLFERMSLQTDEDEHSIEMHLPYTAKAMESHKDEFSIVPVLVGALSESKEQEYGKLLSKYLADPSNLFIISSDFCHWGQRFRYTYYDESQGEIYRSIEHLDKMGMGIIEQLDPMSFTNYLKKYRNTICGRHPIGVLLNAVAELRKSGLEMNFSFLNYAQSSQCRNWQDSSVSYAAGALIGH comes from the exons ATGTCGAACCGAGTGGTGTGCAGAGAAGCAAGTCACGCCGGGAGCTGGTATTCCGCTTCGG GATCCCAGCTGAATGCACAACTAGAGGGCTGGCTGTCCCAAGCACAGTCCACAATCAGACCTGCGAGAGCTATCATAGCGCC CCACGCTGGGTATACCTACTGTGGTGCTTGTGCTGCGCATGCCTACAAGCAGGTTGATCCCTCTGTCAC TCGTAGGGTGTTCATCCTGGGACCTTCACACCATGTGCCCCTCTCCCGCTGTGCCCTGTCAACTGCAGACATCTATAGAACACCCCTCTATGACCTGAGAATCGACCAGAAGG TGTATGCTGACctctggaaaactgggttgttTGAGAGGATGAGTCTGCAGACAGATGAAGATGAGCACAGTATTGAAATGCACTTGCCTTACACTGCTAAAGCCATGGAGAG CCACAAAGATGAGTTCAGTATCGTTCCTGTGCTTGTTGGTGCACTGAGTGAGTCAAAGGAACAGGAATATGGGAAGCTGCTCAGCAAGTATCTGGCAGACCCTTCCAACCTTTTCATCATTTCATCTGACTTCTGCCACTGGG GTCAGCGCTTTCGTTACACATACTATGATGAATCTCAAGGGGAGATCTACAGGTCTATTGAGCATCTTGATAAAATG GGGATGGGCATTATAGAACAGCTGGATCCTATGTCTTTCACCAACTACTTGAAGAAGTACCGCAACACCATCTGTGGGCGTCACCCAATTGGAGTGCTGCTAAAT GCTGTGGCTGAGCTTAGGAAGTCGGGTTTAGAAATGAACTTCTCTTTCCTGAACTACGCCCAGTCAAGCCAGTGCAGGAACTGGCAGGACAGCTCCGTGAGTTACGCTGCTGGGGCGCTCATCGGTCATTGA
- the srd5a2b gene encoding 3-oxo-5-alpha-steroid 4-dehydrogenase 2b isoform X2 produces MKRITATLSNPEAQTCKMYCHENVVNYLSCGIILAGLGHLVHHKKAQTSYGRHMTLCPPAKMVPARLAWFLQEMPALLVPLLLMLLSHKSSSVGKYLLLTTFCLHYFQRGQPFPLGVMVAAGFFCLINGFLQGHHLLHCAHFDEEWLSGIRYKIGLLVFYIGMAVNIHSDYILRNLRKPKEVVYKIPTGGLFEYVSGANYLGEIVEWFGYAVATWSVPTVSFAVFSLCFIGPRAHYHHRFYQEKFKEYPKFRKALIPFIF; encoded by the exons ATGAAAAGGATTACTGCAACGCTCAGTAACCCGGAGGCACAGACCTGCAAGATGTACTGCCATGAGAACGTTGTTAATTATCTGAGCTGTGGGATCATCCTGGCAGGACTTGGCCACCTGGTCCACCATAAGAAGGCACAGACCTCCTATGGACGCCACATGACACTGTGTCCTCCAGCTAAGATGGTACCTGCAAGACTGGCCTGGTTCCTCCAGGAGATGCCTGCCCTCCTGGTCCCCCTACTTTTAATGCTACTGTCACACAAAAGCTCCAGTGTGGGAAAGTACTTGTTACTAACAACCTTTTGCTTGCACTACTTTCAAAG AGGGCAGCCTTTTCCACTGGGTGTGATGGTAGCCGCAGGTTTCTTCTGCCTGATAAATGGTTTCCTGCAGGGCCACCACCTGCTGCATTGCGCCCACTTTGATGAAGAATGGTTATCTGGCATCCGTTATAAGATTG GTTTACTGGTGTTTTATATTGGAATGGCTGTCAATATACACAGTGACTATATTTTGCGTAATCTGAGGAAACCAAAAGAAGTTGTGTACAAGATTCCTACAG GAGGTCTGTTTGAATATGTGTCTGGTGCCAACTACTTAGGAGAGATTGTGGAGTGGTTTGGCTATGCTGTAGCAACCTGGTCTGTTCCAACAGTCTCGTTTGCTGTGTTTAGCCTCTGCTTCATTGGACCGAGGGCCCATTACCATCACAG GTTTTACCAGGAGAAATTCAAGGAATACCCCAAGTTTCGAAAGGCTTTGATTCCATTTATCTTCTGA
- the srd5a2b gene encoding 3-oxo-5-alpha-steroid 4-dehydrogenase 2b isoform X1, translating into MKRITATLSNPEAQTCKMYCHENVVNYLSCGIILAGLGHLVHHKKAQTSYGRHMTLCPPAKMVPARLAWFLQEMPALLVPLLLMLLSHKSSSVGKYLLLTTFCLHYFQRTFVYSLLTRGQPFPLGVMVAAGFFCLINGFLQGHHLLHCAHFDEEWLSGIRYKIGLLVFYIGMAVNIHSDYILRNLRKPKEVVYKIPTGGLFEYVSGANYLGEIVEWFGYAVATWSVPTVSFAVFSLCFIGPRAHYHHRFYQEKFKEYPKFRKALIPFIF; encoded by the exons ATGAAAAGGATTACTGCAACGCTCAGTAACCCGGAGGCACAGACCTGCAAGATGTACTGCCATGAGAACGTTGTTAATTATCTGAGCTGTGGGATCATCCTGGCAGGACTTGGCCACCTGGTCCACCATAAGAAGGCACAGACCTCCTATGGACGCCACATGACACTGTGTCCTCCAGCTAAGATGGTACCTGCAAGACTGGCCTGGTTCCTCCAGGAGATGCCTGCCCTCCTGGTCCCCCTACTTTTAATGCTACTGTCACACAAAAGCTCCAGTGTGGGAAAGTACTTGTTACTAACAACCTTTTGCTTGCACTACTTTCAAAG AACATTTGTCTATTCATTACTGACCAGAGGGCAGCCTTTTCCACTGGGTGTGATGGTAGCCGCAGGTTTCTTCTGCCTGATAAATGGTTTCCTGCAGGGCCACCACCTGCTGCATTGCGCCCACTTTGATGAAGAATGGTTATCTGGCATCCGTTATAAGATTG GTTTACTGGTGTTTTATATTGGAATGGCTGTCAATATACACAGTGACTATATTTTGCGTAATCTGAGGAAACCAAAAGAAGTTGTGTACAAGATTCCTACAG GAGGTCTGTTTGAATATGTGTCTGGTGCCAACTACTTAGGAGAGATTGTGGAGTGGTTTGGCTATGCTGTAGCAACCTGGTCTGTTCCAACAGTCTCGTTTGCTGTGTTTAGCCTCTGCTTCATTGGACCGAGGGCCCATTACCATCACAG GTTTTACCAGGAGAAATTCAAGGAATACCCCAAGTTTCGAAAGGCTTTGATTCCATTTATCTTCTGA